The Nonlabens spongiae genome contains a region encoding:
- a CDS encoding alpha/beta hydrolase — protein MKKITLTSLALFFCALAYSQALYRTYPSEILDEERQVKILKPRSYNKNPDKTYPLVIVLDGDYLFEPVAGNVDYLSYWDQMPESFVVGVNMKESRYDDAAIDYKTGLPGERGQKFMDFLMELRGTMMEEYRVTPFTVIIGKDITANLSAYYLLRKKVPVNAFIQIAPEYSRLVEENLVRKMGDQQEYTYFYVGTPETTDVDGTFFDTITDSLFIGRENLNMKHEQIANSNKYSVAVDAISRGLQYSFQEYGMIDEQALYKAGVEEDVQIAAEEEMMEEDMLDEESDEDAEDKKEKKKKKKKRDKSKVSVVKVLQEKYKFIEEVYGIQMKLRLIDIATIASFLKNREDWDEMINLGSLTSKEYPELAYGPYLQALGYEGIGRIPRAIDLLNEAYTLEPAAGITQTNVLDKLEILKAEERN, from the coding sequence ATGAAAAAAATTACACTAACCTCTCTCGCATTATTTTTTTGTGCACTTGCCTACTCTCAGGCTTTGTATCGCACTTATCCTAGTGAGATACTTGATGAAGAGCGACAAGTAAAAATTTTAAAACCACGCAGTTATAACAAGAATCCAGATAAAACCTATCCGTTAGTTATTGTACTTGATGGGGATTATTTGTTTGAACCGGTTGCTGGTAATGTAGATTACCTTTCTTATTGGGATCAAATGCCTGAATCTTTTGTAGTAGGAGTAAACATGAAAGAAAGTAGGTATGATGATGCTGCCATAGACTACAAAACTGGACTGCCCGGTGAGCGAGGTCAGAAATTCATGGATTTTCTCATGGAATTAAGAGGTACCATGATGGAAGAATACCGTGTGACACCTTTTACAGTAATAATAGGTAAGGATATCACGGCAAACTTATCAGCTTACTATTTGCTCAGGAAAAAAGTTCCAGTTAATGCTTTCATTCAAATAGCACCAGAATACTCAAGACTGGTTGAAGAAAACCTAGTTCGTAAAATGGGTGATCAGCAAGAGTATACCTATTTTTATGTAGGCACTCCAGAGACGACTGACGTGGATGGTACTTTCTTTGACACGATTACAGACTCACTCTTCATAGGTCGTGAGAACCTTAACATGAAACATGAGCAGATTGCAAACAGCAATAAATATTCTGTTGCCGTTGATGCTATTTCAAGAGGGCTTCAATACTCTTTTCAGGAATACGGCATGATCGATGAGCAGGCGCTATACAAAGCTGGTGTGGAGGAAGACGTACAAATAGCTGCAGAAGAGGAAATGATGGAGGAAGATATGTTAGATGAAGAATCTGATGAAGATGCAGAGGACAAAAAAGAAAAAAAGAAGAAAAAGAAAAAACGTGATAAGTCTAAGGTAAGCGTTGTCAAAGTACTTCAAGAGAAATACAAATTCATAGAAGAGGTTTATGGCATTCAAATGAAATTAAGACTTATCGACATAGCGACGATCGCATCTTTTCTTAAAAACCGTGAGGACTGGGATGAGATGATCAACTTAGGTAGTCTTACTTCAAAGGAATATCCTGAACTTGCCTACGGTCCTTATCTGCAGGCCTTAGGTTATGAGGGAATAGGGCGCATACCTAGAGCAATAGACCTGTTGAATGAAGCTTATACTCTTGAGCCAGCTGCCGGTATCACTCAGACTAACGTTTTGGATAAACTAGAAATTTTAAAAGCCGAGGAAAGAAATTAA